In Hypanus sabinus isolate sHypSab1 unplaced genomic scaffold, sHypSab1.hap1 scaffold_761, whole genome shotgun sequence, the following are encoded in one genomic region:
- the LOC132390086 gene encoding collagen alpha-2(I) chain-like, which produces MNPGVRSPPGAEPPRRSAEEISGGVRTSRGPVADGRAPEVFGHPGVRSLPRRSAEEISGGVRTSRGPVSVGRAPEVLGHPGVRSPSGELRRCSDIPGSGHYWESSGGVRTSRGPVSVGTAPEVFGHPGVRSPSGELRKCSDIPGSGHFLAGQRRRFPEVFGHPGVRSLLGELRRCSDIPGSGRRREISGGVGTSRGPVSVGRFPEVFGHPGVRSPSGELRRCSDIPGSGRRRESSGGVRTSRGPVTVGRAPEVFGHPGVRSLSGELQRCSDIPGSGLRRDSSGSVRTSRGPVAVGRAPEVFGHPGVRSPSGELQRCSDIPGSGLRRESSRGARTSRGPVSVGRAPEVLGHPGVRSPSGELRRCSDIPGSGRRRESSGGVRTSRGPVSVGRAPEVFGHPGVRSPSGELQRCSDIPGSGLRRESSRGVRTSRGPVSVGRAPEVFGHPGVRSLPRRSAEEISGGVRTSRGPVTIGRAPEVFGHPGVRSPSGELRRCSDILGSGRRREISGGVRTSRGPVSVGRAPEVFGHPGVRSPSGDFRRCWDIPGSGLRRESSGGVRTSRGPVAVGRAPEVFGHPGVRSPSGELRRCSDIPGSGLRRESSRGVRTSRGPVSVGRAPEVFGHPGVRSLPRRSAEEISRGVRTSRGPVTIGRAPEVFGHPGVRSPSGELRRCSDIPGSGRRREISGGVRTSRGPVSVGRAPEVFGHPGVRSPSGDFRRCWDIPRSGLRREISGGVRTSRGPVAVGRAPEVFGHPGVRSPSGELQRCSDIPGSGLRRESSRGVRTSRGPVSVGRAPEVLGHPGVRSPSGELQRCSDIPGSGHRWESSRGVRTSRGPVTSSQVSGGDFRRCSDIPGSGLRWDSSGGVRTSRGPVAVGRTPEVLGHPGVRSLSGELQRCSDIPGSGRCRESSGSVGTSRGPVAVGRAPEVFGHPGVRSLSGELRRCSDIPGSGRCRESSGGARTSRGPVAVGSRTL; this is translated from the coding sequence ATGAATCCCGGGGTCCGGTCGCCGCCGGGAGCAGAGCCTCCTCGCAGGTCAGCGGAGGAGATTTCCGGAGGTGTTCGGACATCCCGGGGTCCAGTCGCTGACGGGAGAGCTCCGGAGGTGTTTGGACATCCCGGGGTCCGGTCACTTCCTCGCAGGTCAGCGGAGGAGATTTCCGGAGGTGTTCGGACATCCCGGGGTCCGGTCTCCGTCGGGAGAGCTCCAGAGGTGCTCGGACATCCCGGGGTCCGGTCGCCGTCGGGAGAGCTCCGTAGGTGTTCGGACATCCCGGGGTCCGGTCACTATTGGGAGAGCTCCGGAGGTGTTCGGACATCCCGGGGTCCGGTCTCCGTTGGGACAGCTCCAGAGGTGTTCGGACATCCCGGGGTCCGGTCTCCGTCGGGAGAGCTCCGGAAGTGTTCGGACATCCCGGGGTCCGGTCACTTCCTCGCAGGTCAGCGGAGGAGATTTCCAGAGGTGTTCGGACATCCCGGGGTCCGGTCACTATTGGGAGAGCTCCGGAGGTGTTCGGACATCCCGGGGTCCGGTCGCCGTCGGGAGATTTCCGGAGGTGTTGGGACATCCCGGGGTCCGGTCTCCGTCGGGAGATTTCCGGAGGTGTTCGGACATCCCGGGGTCCGGTCGCCGTCGGGAGAGCTCCGGAGGTGTTCGGACATCCCGGGGTCCGGTCGCCGTCGGGAGAGCTCCGGAGGTGTTCGGACATCCCGGGGTCCGGTCACTGTCGGGAGAGCTCCGGAAGTGTTCGGACATCCCGGGGTCCGGTCACTGTCGGGAGAGCTCCAGAGGTGTTCGGACATCCCGGGGTCCGGTCTCCGTCGGGACAGCTCCGGAAGTGTTCGGACATCCCGGGGTCCGGTCGCCGTCGGGAGAGCTCCAGAGGTGTTCGGACATCCCGGGGTCCGGTCTCCGTCGGGAGAGCTCCAGAGGTGTTCGGACATCCCGGGGTCCGGTCTCCGTCGGGAGAGCTCCAGAGGTGCTCGGACATCCCGGGGTCCGGTCTCCGTCGGGAGAGCTCCAGAGGTGCTCGGACATCCCGGGGTCCGGTCTCCGTCGGGAGAGCTCCGGAGGTGTTCGGACATCCCGGGGTCCGGTCGCCGTCGGGAGAGCTCCGGAGGTGTTCGGACATCCCGGGGTCCGGTCTCCGTCGGGAGAGCTCCGGAGGTGTTCGGACATCCCGGGGTCCGGTCGCCGTCGGGAGAGCTCCAGAGGTGTTCGGACATCCCGGGGTCCGGTCTCCGTCGGGAGAGCTCCAGAGGTGTTCGGACATCCCGGGGTCCGGTCTCCGTCGGGAGAGCTCCGGAAGTGTTCGGACATCCCGGGGTCCGGTCACTTCCTCGCAGGTCAGCGGAGGAGATTTCCGGAGGTGTTCGGACATCCCGGGGTCCGGTCACTATTGGGAGAGCTCCGGAGGTGTTCGGACATCCCGGGGTCCGGTCTCCGTCGGGAGAGCTCCGGAGGTGTTCGGACATCCTGGGGTCCGGTCGCCGTCGGGAGATTTCCGGAGGTGTTCGGACATCCCGGGGTCCGGTCTCCGTCGGGAGAGCTCCGGAGGTGTTCGGACATCCCGGGGTCCGGTCGCCGTCGGGAGATTTCCGGAGGTGTTGGGACATCCCGGGGTCCGGTCTCCGTCGGGAGAGCTCCGGAGGTGTTCGGACATCCCGGGGTCCGGTCGCCGTCGGGAGAGCTCCAGAGGTGTTCGGACATCCCGGGGTCCGGTCTCCGTCGGGAGAGCTCCGGAGGTGTTCGGACATCCCGGGGTCCGGTCTCCGTCGGGAGAGCTCCAGAGGTGTTCGGACATCCCGGGGTCCGGTCTCCGTCGGGAGAGCTCCGGAAGTGTTCGGACATCCCGGGGTCCGGTCACTTCCTCGCAGGTCAGCGGAGGAGATTTCCAGAGGTGTTCGGACATCCCGGGGTCCGGTCACTATTGGGAGAGCTCCGGAGGTGTTCGGACATCCCGGGGTCCGGTCTCCGTCGGGAGAGCTCCGGAGGTGTTCGGACATCCCGGGGTCCGGTCGCCGTCGGGAGATTTCCGGAGGTGTTCGGACATCCCGGGGTCCGGTCTCCGTCGGGAGAGCTCCGGAGGTGTTCGGACATCCCGGGGTCCGGTCGCCGTCGGGAGATTTCCGGAGGTGTTGGGACATCCCGAGGTCCGGTCTCCGTCGGGAGATTTCCGGAGGTGTTCGGACATCCCGGGGTCCGGTCGCCGTCGGGAGAGCTCCGGAGGTGTTCGGACATCCCGGGGTCCGGTCGCCGTCGGGAGAGCTCCAGAGGTGTTCGGACATCCCGGGGTCCGGTCTCCGTCGGGAGAGCTCCAGAGGTGTTCGGACATCCCGGGGTCCGGTCTCCGTCGGGAGAGCTCCAGAGGTGCTCGGACATCCCGGGGTCCGGTCTCCGTCGGGAGAGCTCCAGAGGTGTTCGGACATCCCGGGGTCCGGTCACCGTTGGGAGAGCTCCAGAGGTGTTCGGACATCCCGGGGTCCGGTCACTTCCTCGCAGGTCAGCGGAGGAGATTTCCGGAGGTGTTCGGACATCCCGGGGTCCGGTCTCCGTTGGGACAGCTCCGGAGGTGTTCGGACATCCCGGGGTCCGGTCGCCGTCGGGAGAACTCCGGAGGTGCTCGGACATCCCGGGGTCCGGTCGCTGTCGGGAGAGCTCCAGAGGTGTTCGGACATCCCGGGGTCCGGTCGCTGTCGGGAGAGCTCCGGAAGTGTTGGGACATCCCGGGGTCCGGTCGCTGTCGGGAGAGCTCCGGAGGTGTTCGGACATCCCGGGGTCCGGTCACTGTCGGGAGAGCTCCGGAGGTGTTCGGACATCCCGGGGTCCGGTCGCTGTCGGGAGAGCTCCGGAGGTGCTCGGACATCCCGGGGTCCGGTCGCCGTCGGGAGCCGAACACTGTGA